The Fusarium musae strain F31 chromosome 10, whole genome shotgun sequence DNA window GCAACCACAATAGAGCCATGTGATGTGACAAAACCTCGTAGCAACCTGGCCTTGATGTCGTGGCTGCACGGTGGAGTGTCTTCAGAGGTCAATCGCGTCTTAACACTCCTTATCCCACGAGCGCCATGCGCCTTCAACTTTAAAGTTACCAGAGGGTTCCAACTCCTCAATGTACTTGTAGTAGAGAAGACAAGTACCAGGGCTTCCGCCATCATGGGCGTAAGAACGACATGGCGTACCGTCTCCAACGGCGGCGCATCCGGCCTTGCAAGCGGCCAAATCGGTCTTCAGACGCCGAGAGAAATGGGCCAGGACCATTCTTTCCCAAGATACCACACTGAGCGCAACTCGGGTGTGAAGATCCCGAGCCTGCTGCAGCGGCGGTAGCCTTGCACTTGGCCAGCTCAGACTCGAGCGCGGCCTCTCGTGCAAGGCAAG harbors:
- a CDS encoding hypothetical protein (EggNog:ENOG41), giving the protein MAKVEIDDPFVEPDPFAKTDAEAKEACLAREAALESELAKCKATAAAAGSGSSHPSCAQCGILGKNGPGPFLSASEDRFGRLQGRMRRRWRRPGTCLLYYKYIEELEPSGNFKVEGAWRSWDKEC